One window from the genome of Desulforamulus ruminis DSM 2154 encodes:
- a CDS encoding aspartate kinase → MLVVKKFGGSSVGDPERIKRVARRVVEEHQKGNQVVVAVSAMGDTTDDLISLMKQVTNNPPEREMDMLLSTGEQISIALLAMAIRDLGSDVVSLTGGQVGIYTDDVHTKAKILRIETGRVREELNQGRVVVVAGFQGVNPDGDITTLGRGGSDTTAVALAAALRADVCEIFTDVDGVYTTDPRVVPEARKLSHISYDEMLELASLGAQVLHPRSVELAKQYGIPLHVRTSFNHMEGTIVEEAPDMENAPVVSGVAHDYNVAKIGLFDVPDKPGVAKTIFKALSKQSINVDMIIQSAMRNNMNDIGFTTTIDDLRKALQIIEAIQDEVGFKGYTHDEDVAKVSIVGAGMISHPGVAADMFEALADEGINLEMITTSEIKVSCVIKRADTEKAVKALHKKFVTEWQ, encoded by the coding sequence ATGCTGGTAGTAAAAAAGTTTGGTGGAAGCTCGGTGGGCGACCCGGAGCGGATCAAGAGAGTAGCCCGGCGGGTTGTGGAGGAGCACCAGAAGGGAAACCAAGTGGTTGTTGCGGTTTCTGCCATGGGAGATACCACCGACGATTTAATTAGTTTAATGAAGCAGGTTACCAACAATCCTCCTGAGCGGGAAATGGACATGCTCCTTTCCACCGGAGAACAAATATCCATTGCTCTTCTAGCCATGGCCATCCGGGATTTGGGATCCGATGTGGTTTCCCTGACCGGCGGTCAGGTTGGTATCTATACCGATGATGTACATACCAAAGCCAAAATATTACGCATCGAGACCGGCAGGGTTCGGGAAGAACTGAACCAGGGACGGGTGGTAGTAGTGGCAGGCTTTCAGGGGGTTAATCCCGATGGAGATATTACCACCCTGGGCCGGGGAGGTTCCGATACAACGGCGGTGGCCCTGGCGGCAGCTCTCCGGGCGGATGTCTGTGAGATTTTCACCGACGTGGACGGAGTCTATACCACCGATCCCCGGGTTGTTCCGGAAGCCCGCAAACTTTCCCATATTTCTTATGATGAAATGCTGGAACTGGCCAGCCTGGGAGCCCAGGTGCTGCATCCCCGTTCGGTGGAATTAGCCAAGCAGTATGGGATACCGCTGCATGTTCGCACAAGCTTTAATCACATGGAAGGAACTATTGTTGAGGAGGCACCCGATATGGAAAATGCACCGGTGGTCAGTGGCGTGGCCCACGATTATAATGTGGCGAAGATTGGTTTGTTTGATGTACCGGATAAGCCGGGAGTAGCCAAGACCATTTTTAAAGCCTTGTCTAAGCAGAGCATCAACGTAGATATGATCATCCAGAGCGCCATGCGCAACAATATGAACGACATCGGCTTTACTACTACCATTGACGACCTGCGCAAAGCCCTGCAGATTATTGAGGCCATCCAGGACGAGGTAGGCTTTAAAGGTTACACCCACGACGAAGACGTGGCCAAGGTATCCATTGTGGGTGCGGGTATGATCTCTCATCCCGGCGTGGCTGCGGATATGTTTGAAGCGCTGGCGGATGAGGGAATTAATCTGGAAATGATCACCACCTCCGAGATCAAGGTTTCCTGTGTTATAAAGAGAGCGGATACCGAGAAAGCCGTTAAGGCCCTGCATAAAAAATTTGTAACGGAATGGCAATAA
- the thrB gene encoding homoserine kinase, with protein sequence MNNSVKVTVPATTANMGPGFDCLGMALKLYNQVEISPTDGGLAIEIQGEGAGDIRKDEGNIVFKAVERLFQEAGRPCPGLVIKLTNHIPAARGLGSSASAIVGGLVAANRLAGDPFTPEKLLALATELEGHPDNVAPALLGGIIISVVQEGKVHWLKITPPDGLSTVVAVPDFKLSTRAAREVLPKTVSLQDAVFNLSRSALLVGALCGKRLDLLQVAGEDLLHQPYRSQLVPGMTEVISNARRAGALNVTLSGAGPAVIALTDGPNPQVAQVMENSFAAAGVKCLVKVLEPTVAGAEII encoded by the coding sequence ATGAATAACAGCGTAAAAGTGACCGTACCCGCCACCACGGCGAATATGGGCCCGGGTTTTGATTGTTTGGGTATGGCTCTCAAACTTTATAACCAAGTTGAAATCTCGCCGACGGATGGAGGCCTGGCCATTGAGATTCAAGGCGAGGGGGCCGGTGATATCCGAAAAGACGAGGGAAATATTGTCTTCAAGGCAGTGGAAAGACTATTTCAGGAAGCGGGCCGGCCCTGCCCCGGTTTAGTCATCAAATTAACCAACCATATTCCCGCAGCCCGGGGGCTGGGCAGCAGCGCCTCGGCCATTGTCGGAGGGCTGGTGGCGGCCAACCGTTTGGCCGGGGATCCTTTTACTCCGGAGAAGTTGCTGGCCCTGGCCACCGAACTGGAGGGGCATCCGGACAATGTTGCCCCGGCCCTGCTGGGAGGAATTATTATCTCGGTGGTCCAGGAGGGGAAGGTACACTGGTTAAAAATAACCCCGCCGGATGGATTGTCGACCGTTGTGGCTGTACCGGATTTTAAGTTGTCTACCCGTGCGGCCAGAGAAGTATTGCCTAAAACGGTGTCTTTACAGGACGCGGTTTTTAATCTGAGCCGCTCTGCGCTGCTGGTGGGAGCGCTGTGTGGAAAAAGGCTGGATCTTTTGCAAGTGGCCGGGGAGGATCTGCTGCACCAGCCCTACCGCTCCCAATTGGTTCCGGGAATGACGGAGGTCATCAGCAATGCCCGTCGGGCCGGGGCTCTGAATGTAACCCTTAGCGGGGCCGGGCCGGCGGTCATCGCCTTAACGGACGGTCCCAATCCCCAGGTGGCTCAGGTCATGGAGAATTCCTTTGCCGCGGCTGGTGTAAAATGCCTGGTAAAAGTGCTGGAACCCACGGTTGCCGGGGCTGAAATAATATGA
- a CDS encoding homoserine dehydrogenase, with translation MEEKVIKIGLLGLGTVGCGVYKILEENKESIQQRAGIRLEVKKVLVRSLDKKRGVELPEAMLTTSLADIIEDPEIKIVVEVLGGVNPTLDYVLAALNQGKSVVTANKDMVAEYGEQLFAAAQRNQCDLLFEASVAGGIPIIRTLKQSLAGNQIEEVFGIINGTTNYMLTKMTQEGSPFAEVLSEAQAKGYAESDPTADVGGFDAARKIAILASIAFNTRIPLSQVYTEGITKITVDDIAYASELGYMIKLLGIAKARSEGVEVRVHPTFIPKDHPLAAVGDVFNAVFVRGNAVGDTMFYGKGAGELPTASAVVADIMDAARDIVRNVPGIIGCTCFEKKPVLDIGETFSKYYIRLKVADKPGVLASIALVFGNKEVSLKSVLQKATDNTAELVLITHRVQEQNVQDALMDIKQLSSVLEIANMIRVEGEE, from the coding sequence ATGGAAGAAAAAGTGATTAAGATCGGTCTTTTGGGCCTGGGAACCGTCGGCTGCGGCGTTTATAAAATCCTGGAGGAAAATAAGGAAAGCATTCAGCAAAGGGCCGGCATTCGTTTGGAAGTCAAAAAGGTGCTGGTGCGAAGTTTGGATAAAAAGCGCGGCGTTGAATTGCCGGAAGCGATGCTGACCACCAGCCTGGCCGACATTATTGAAGACCCGGAAATAAAAATTGTGGTGGAAGTATTGGGGGGGGTTAACCCTACCCTGGACTATGTTTTGGCCGCCCTGAATCAGGGTAAAAGTGTCGTTACCGCCAACAAGGATATGGTGGCTGAGTATGGTGAGCAGTTGTTCGCGGCAGCTCAGCGCAATCAATGTGACCTGCTTTTTGAGGCCAGTGTGGCCGGGGGTATTCCCATCATCCGTACGTTGAAACAAAGTCTGGCGGGCAACCAGATTGAAGAGGTTTTCGGCATTATTAACGGAACAACTAACTACATGCTGACCAAAATGACTCAGGAAGGCAGTCCCTTTGCAGAGGTTCTATCCGAAGCCCAGGCCAAGGGGTACGCGGAGTCGGATCCCACGGCGGATGTGGGAGGATTTGACGCAGCCAGAAAGATTGCGATTCTGGCCTCCATTGCCTTTAACACCAGGATTCCCCTCAGTCAGGTTTACACCGAGGGAATCACCAAAATTACCGTAGACGACATTGCCTATGCCAGTGAGCTGGGCTATATGATTAAACTGCTGGGCATTGCCAAAGCCCGGTCGGAGGGTGTTGAGGTCCGGGTGCACCCCACCTTTATTCCCAAGGATCATCCCTTGGCCGCAGTGGGGGATGTATTTAATGCCGTTTTCGTCCGTGGCAATGCCGTTGGCGACACCATGTTTTACGGGAAGGGCGCCGGCGAACTGCCAACCGCCAGCGCGGTGGTGGCGGATATCATGGACGCTGCCAGGGATATTGTGCGGAATGTACCCGGAATTATCGGCTGCACTTGTTTTGAGAAGAAACCGGTGCTGGATATCGGAGAAACCTTCAGCAAATATTATATTCGCTTGAAAGTGGCGGATAAACCAGGGGTTTTAGCTTCCATTGCCCTGGTATTCGGCAATAAAGAAGTGAGCCTGAAGTCGGTTCTGCAGAAGGCCACCGACAATACGGCGGAACTGGTATTGATTACGCACCGGGTTCAGGAGCAAAATGTACAGGACGCCTTGATGGATATAAAACAACTTTCATCGGTGCTGGAAATCGCCAATATGATCCGGGTAGAAGGAGAAGAATAA
- a CDS encoding ACT domain-containing protein: MNKKDAKYYLVEEGILPEAIIKTVMAKELLLKGAANTVNEAVEKVDLSRSAFYKYKDKVFPFHQWSRGKIVTLAVLLEHRSGVLSTVLNIIASVKGSILTINQNLPLQGLANATLSIETAEMDQDLEELLKIIRGVSGVQDVRLLGQN, translated from the coding sequence GTGAATAAAAAAGATGCCAAATATTATCTGGTAGAAGAGGGTATACTGCCCGAGGCGATTATTAAAACCGTTATGGCCAAGGAACTCTTGCTTAAGGGAGCGGCCAATACGGTGAATGAGGCGGTGGAAAAGGTTGATTTGAGCCGCAGCGCCTTTTATAAGTACAAAGATAAGGTTTTTCCCTTTCACCAGTGGAGCCGGGGTAAAATTGTTACTTTGGCTGTTTTATTGGAGCACAGGTCGGGAGTTCTTTCCACGGTTTTAAATATTATTGCTTCGGTAAAAGGAAGTATTTTGACCATTAATCAGAATCTGCCCCTCCAGGGGTTGGCCAATGCCACGCTGTCCATTGAGACTGCTGAGATGGACCAGGATTTGGAGGAGTTATTAAAAATTATCCGGGGAGTCAGCGGTGTCCAGGACGTGCGTCTGCTTGGACAGAACTAG
- the spoIVA gene encoding stage IV sporulation protein A, whose translation MEKLDIFRDIAERTGGDIYLGVVGGVRTGKSTFIKRFMELTVIPNIKNVYDKERAKDELPQSGAGRTIMTTEPKFVPNEAVDIAVNSGLKVRMRLVDCVGYRVVGALGYEEEEGPRMVTTPWFEEPIPFQEAAEIGTRKVISEHSTIGVVVTTDGTITDIPRENYIDAEERVVEELKDINKPFVILLNSTKPQASETLQMAAEMEEKYDVPVLPVDCAELNQQDILKILEQVLYEFPVNEVNISLPLWIEELESKHWLRQSFEDAVKDTVRYVRRLRDIENAVTSLDGYDFVHQVNLKHMDMGTGSASIDMVAQPDLFYRVLSEETGLPVEGDHNIFRIMKELSVAKREYDKVSNALLEVRETGYGVVTPRLDEMNLEEPELIRQGNRFGVKLKASAPSLHVIRADITTEITPIIGTEKQCEELVQYMLAGFDENPQKIWESEIFGKTLHDLVREGIQNKLHRMPENAQVKLQETLQRIVNEGSGGLICIII comes from the coding sequence ATGGAAAAATTAGATATCTTCCGCGATATAGCGGAGCGGACCGGGGGAGATATCTACCTCGGTGTGGTCGGCGGTGTCCGGACCGGTAAATCCACGTTTATAAAAAGATTTATGGAATTGACCGTTATTCCTAACATCAAAAATGTATATGATAAAGAGCGGGCCAAGGATGAACTTCCCCAGAGCGGGGCCGGAAGAACCATTATGACCACCGAGCCCAAATTCGTACCCAACGAGGCGGTTGACATCGCCGTAAACTCCGGTTTGAAGGTCAGAATGCGGTTGGTTGACTGTGTTGGCTACAGGGTGGTAGGTGCTTTGGGCTATGAAGAAGAAGAAGGTCCCCGCATGGTGACCACGCCTTGGTTTGAAGAACCCATTCCTTTTCAAGAGGCGGCTGAAATTGGTACCCGCAAAGTCATCTCCGAACACTCCACCATTGGGGTGGTTGTTACCACTGATGGTACCATTACCGATATACCCAGGGAAAATTATATTGATGCTGAAGAACGGGTGGTGGAAGAATTAAAAGACATCAATAAGCCCTTTGTGATCTTACTAAACTCCACCAAGCCCCAGGCTTCCGAAACCTTACAGATGGCGGCGGAAATGGAAGAAAAATACGATGTTCCGGTGCTGCCCGTGGACTGTGCCGAATTAAATCAGCAGGATATCTTAAAAATCCTGGAGCAGGTTCTCTATGAATTCCCCGTGAACGAAGTCAACATTAGTTTGCCCCTTTGGATCGAGGAATTGGAAAGCAAGCACTGGCTGCGCCAAAGTTTTGAAGATGCGGTTAAAGACACCGTGCGCTATGTCCGGCGTCTAAGGGACATTGAAAACGCTGTTACCAGTTTGGACGGGTATGACTTTGTCCATCAGGTTAACCTGAAGCATATGGATATGGGAACCGGTTCCGCCTCTATCGACATGGTGGCCCAGCCGGATCTGTTCTACCGGGTATTATCCGAGGAAACCGGCCTGCCTGTTGAAGGAGATCACAACATCTTCAGGATCATGAAAGAATTGTCGGTGGCTAAGCGCGAATATGACAAGGTGTCCAATGCTTTGCTGGAAGTCCGCGAAACCGGCTACGGCGTGGTGACTCCCAGGCTGGATGAAATGAATCTGGAGGAGCCTGAATTAATTCGCCAGGGCAACCGTTTTGGAGTTAAACTAAAGGCCAGCGCCCCCTCCCTGCATGTCATACGGGCGGATATCACCACCGAGATTACACCGATCATTGGAACCGAGAAACAATGTGAAGAGCTGGTTCAATATATGTTGGCCGGGTTTGATGAGAATCCTCAAAAAATCTGGGAATCCGAAATATTTGGCAAAACCCTTCATGATTTGGTGCGGGAAGGAATTCAAAACAAACTCCACCGGATGCCGGAAAACGCACAGGTTAAATTGCAGGAGACCTTACAGAGAATTGTCAACGAAGGCAGTGGAGGTCTAATTTGTATCATTATTTAA
- a CDS encoding NAD(P)H-dependent glycerol-3-phosphate dehydrogenase: MSKIAMIGAGSWATALAQVLAQKDYSAVLWARRQELADLINDGENSRYLPGIPLHAKVTADTDLERVLQGAEAVVFGVPSHCFRDLLKKALPFLQPGAQIINVAKGLEESTLLRLSQVFAQEVGEAALDRYTVLSGPSHAEEVGRNIPTAVVAASRNLATAEYVQDLFMSTNFRIYTNPDVTGVELSGALKNIIALGTGIADGLEYGDNTKAAMMTRGLAEITRLGFSMGAELLTFAGLAGVGDLIVTCTSMHSRNRRCGIEIGRGKTLEEAVESVKMVVEGVRTTRVAWQLAKQQGVEMPITEQIYRVLFENCSPRTAVMHLMGRGKKLEMEEIVSEKISCTMDQGREEKQ; this comes from the coding sequence ATGTCCAAAATTGCAATGATTGGAGCCGGGAGTTGGGCTACCGCACTGGCTCAGGTATTGGCCCAGAAGGATTATTCCGCCGTTTTATGGGCCCGCAGGCAGGAACTGGCGGATTTAATCAATGATGGCGAAAACAGCCGGTATCTGCCGGGCATTCCTCTTCACGCCAAAGTCACCGCAGATACCGACCTGGAAAGGGTTCTGCAAGGGGCTGAGGCCGTTGTGTTCGGAGTTCCTTCCCATTGCTTCAGAGACTTGCTGAAAAAAGCTCTCCCCTTCCTTCAGCCGGGGGCACAAATCATCAATGTGGCCAAGGGCCTGGAAGAAAGCACCTTGTTGAGACTTTCCCAGGTTTTTGCCCAGGAGGTGGGAGAGGCTGCCCTGGACCGTTATACGGTTCTTTCGGGACCCAGCCATGCAGAAGAAGTGGGACGGAACATACCCACCGCCGTGGTGGCTGCCTCCCGTAATTTGGCCACGGCAGAATATGTGCAGGATCTTTTTATGTCCACAAATTTTCGTATCTATACCAATCCCGATGTAACCGGAGTGGAATTGAGCGGAGCCTTAAAAAATATTATCGCCCTGGGCACCGGTATTGCCGATGGCCTGGAGTATGGAGACAACACCAAGGCGGCCATGATGACCCGGGGATTGGCGGAAATAACCCGTTTAGGCTTCAGTATGGGGGCGGAGCTGCTTACCTTTGCGGGACTTGCCGGAGTAGGGGATTTGATTGTTACCTGCACCAGCATGCACAGCCGCAACCGCAGATGCGGCATTGAAATTGGCCGGGGTAAAACCCTGGAGGAAGCGGTGGAGAGTGTTAAAATGGTGGTTGAGGGCGTCCGGACAACCCGGGTAGCCTGGCAACTGGCCAAACAGCAGGGAGTGGAAATGCCCATTACCGAACAAATTTACCGGGTGTTGTTTGAAAACTGTTCGCCCCGCACCGCGGTGATGCACCTGATGGGCCGGGGCAAGAAACTGGAAATGGAAGAAATTGTATCGGAGAAAATAAGCTGCACCATGGATCAAGGCAGAGAGGAAAAACAATAA
- the plsY gene encoding glycerol-3-phosphate 1-O-acyltransferase PlsY, with product MTTLFIVLAAYLIGSIPFGYLLARFWKGIDIRQYGSGNIGATNVWRTLGKGPGMLVLLLDMLKGVSAVLLAKQLENADLTLLAAALAVMMGHSWPVWLGFKGGKIIATGAGAMLAVAPAPLLMSLLVFVLTLGLSRYVSLSSILGAVSLPFWIFAFNYNAKYLFFAIMVAAFAVFKHWPNIKRLVTGTEFKIGGKKS from the coding sequence ATGACCACATTGTTCATTGTTTTGGCGGCTTATTTAATTGGTTCCATTCCCTTTGGCTACCTGCTGGCCCGCTTCTGGAAAGGCATTGATATTCGCCAATACGGCAGCGGCAACATTGGGGCAACCAACGTTTGGCGCACACTGGGCAAAGGACCGGGAATGCTGGTACTGCTGCTGGACATGTTAAAGGGTGTGTCGGCGGTACTGCTGGCTAAACAACTGGAAAATGCCGATTTAACTCTTTTGGCTGCGGCACTGGCTGTAATGATGGGGCACAGTTGGCCGGTGTGGCTGGGATTTAAAGGGGGTAAAATTATCGCTACCGGTGCGGGGGCCATGCTGGCCGTCGCTCCCGCTCCCCTTCTCATGAGTTTACTGGTATTTGTGTTGACCCTCGGCCTCTCCCGCTATGTTTCCTTGTCCTCCATCCTGGGGGCGGTTTCCTTACCCTTCTGGATATTTGCTTTCAATTATAATGCTAAGTATTTATTTTTTGCCATAATGGTGGCAGCCTTTGCCGTTTTTAAGCACTGGCCCAATATTAAGAGGCTGGTGACCGGAACGGAATTTAAAATCGGGGGAAAAAAATCCTAA
- the der gene encoding ribosome biogenesis GTPase Der, translating to MPKPIVAIVGRPNVGKSSLFNRIVGARIAIVEDMPGVTRDRLYQDAEWQGREFTLVDTGGLDFAEDVITAQIRKQAELAIKEADAILFLVDAREGLTSIDQEVAGVLRRTDKPVLLVANKVEQFDQSKISYFDFYQLGLGDPIPVSAAEGLNTGDLLDQLITLLPQPDEDPYPPDTIRIAVIGRPNVGKSSLVNAILGEERVIVSSIPGTTRDAIDTPFERGGKNYVIIDTAGMRRRKKIDLPTERYSVVRALRAVDRCDVTLMLIDATEGVAEQDKKIVGYAHEKGKAIILVANKWDLIEKDDKTMNKFERKFREELPFLSYSPILYISALTGQRLPKVLEMVDFVVEQASKRVPTADLNNLIREATQATPPPADKHRRLKIFYATQGGVKPPTFILFVNDPELMHFSYQRYLENQVRSTYGFEGTPVRFFLRRREAKD from the coding sequence TTGCCAAAACCCATTGTAGCTATTGTAGGGAGACCCAATGTAGGGAAATCCAGTTTGTTTAACCGCATTGTAGGAGCCCGTATTGCCATTGTGGAAGATATGCCCGGAGTAACCCGGGACCGCCTGTATCAGGATGCCGAGTGGCAGGGTCGCGAGTTTACCTTGGTGGATACCGGTGGTTTGGATTTTGCTGAAGACGTGATCACGGCACAAATCAGAAAACAAGCTGAGCTGGCCATCAAAGAAGCAGACGCCATCCTTTTCCTGGTGGATGCCAGGGAGGGTTTAACCAGTATTGACCAGGAAGTGGCCGGAGTGCTCCGCAGGACCGATAAGCCGGTGCTGCTGGTAGCTAACAAAGTAGAACAGTTTGATCAGTCCAAAATCTCCTATTTTGATTTTTACCAGTTGGGACTGGGAGACCCCATTCCTGTTTCCGCTGCCGAGGGTTTAAATACCGGAGATCTGCTGGATCAACTGATAACCCTGCTGCCCCAGCCCGACGAAGATCCTTACCCGCCGGACACCATACGCATTGCTGTGATTGGCCGGCCCAACGTAGGTAAGTCCTCCCTGGTAAACGCCATTTTAGGCGAGGAGCGAGTGATCGTGAGCAGTATACCCGGAACCACCCGGGATGCCATTGACACGCCCTTTGAACGCGGCGGCAAGAATTATGTCATCATTGATACCGCGGGAATGAGAAGACGCAAAAAGATTGATTTACCCACCGAAAGATATAGTGTGGTTCGGGCCCTGAGGGCTGTGGACCGCTGCGACGTCACCCTGATGCTCATTGACGCTACCGAAGGTGTGGCGGAACAGGACAAGAAAATTGTAGGCTATGCCCATGAAAAAGGGAAAGCCATTATTCTGGTGGCGAACAAATGGGATCTCATTGAAAAAGATGACAAGACCATGAATAAATTTGAGAGAAAGTTCCGGGAAGAGCTGCCCTTTCTGAGCTACAGCCCCATTCTTTATATCTCGGCCCTTACCGGACAGCGACTGCCGAAGGTGCTGGAGATGGTTGATTTTGTGGTGGAGCAGGCCAGCAAACGGGTGCCCACAGCGGATCTGAACAACCTGATCCGGGAGGCTACCCAGGCCACGCCGCCACCGGCCGATAAGCACCGCCGGTTAAAAATATTTTACGCTACCCAGGGAGGGGTCAAACCTCCGACCTTTATCCTGTTCGTGAATGACCCGGAGCTAATGCACTTTTCTTACCAGCGCTACTTGGAAAACCAGGTTCGCTCCACCTACGGTTTTGAGGGGACCCCTGTGAGATTCTTTCTGCGCAGAAGGGAAGCCAAGGATTAA
- a CDS encoding DUF512 domain-containing protein: MKDPKGLSIDAVEPQSIAEELGIQPGDKLLTINDQPVRDVLDYRFLSFAEEILVKIITRQGEVWEFEIEKDAEEGLGLDFGENSFGPTRRCHNRCLFCFVDQMAPAMRKTLYVKDDDYRLSFWQGNFVSLTNVRDPELQRIIQQKLSPLYISVHTTNPELRCRMLNNRHAGKIMEQLQQLAQAGITMHTQMVLCPGINDGQELERSIRDLSGLWPQVHSLAAVPVGVTKYRDGLFHLRPFSPKEAGDVVAIIENYQRRFMERWDYPFVYASDEFYLLAGKPIPLAERYADFPQTENGVGLSRLFLDEWDALEPELPSRMEPSRSITMVTGVSGSLIMKPVVERLNRIQGLQISLEVIANSFFGQTVTVTGLLTGQDIIKALKGKELGDLLILPSVMLRQGEEVFLDDFTVTQVSQELQMPIEVVEGPREMVEILCQD; this comes from the coding sequence ATGAAAGACCCAAAAGGATTATCCATTGATGCCGTTGAACCCCAAAGCATTGCCGAAGAACTGGGAATTCAACCGGGGGACAAGCTCCTGACCATTAACGACCAACCGGTCCGGGATGTTTTGGACTACCGTTTTTTAAGTTTTGCTGAAGAAATATTGGTTAAGATTATTACCCGCCAGGGTGAAGTATGGGAGTTTGAAATCGAGAAAGACGCTGAGGAAGGTCTGGGGTTAGATTTTGGCGAGAACTCCTTTGGACCTACCCGGCGCTGTCATAATCGCTGCCTCTTTTGCTTTGTGGATCAGATGGCCCCGGCCATGCGTAAGACCTTGTACGTCAAGGACGATGATTATCGTCTTTCTTTTTGGCAGGGGAACTTTGTTTCCCTGACCAATGTGAGGGATCCGGAACTGCAAAGAATCATCCAGCAGAAATTAAGCCCTCTCTATATATCGGTTCATACCACCAACCCGGAACTGCGCTGCCGGATGCTGAACAACCGGCATGCCGGTAAAATTATGGAGCAGCTTCAGCAGTTGGCCCAGGCGGGGATTACCATGCATACCCAGATGGTATTGTGTCCGGGGATCAATGACGGCCAAGAACTGGAAAGGAGCATCCGGGATCTGTCGGGCCTCTGGCCCCAGGTGCATTCCCTGGCGGCTGTGCCGGTGGGGGTAACCAAATACCGGGACGGACTGTTTCATCTGAGACCTTTCAGCCCGAAAGAGGCCGGGGACGTGGTGGCCATCATTGAAAATTACCAGCGCCGGTTTATGGAGCGGTGGGATTACCCCTTTGTTTATGCTTCCGATGAATTTTACCTGTTGGCAGGGAAACCCATTCCCCTTGCCGAAAGGTATGCTGATTTCCCACAAACGGAAAACGGAGTGGGTTTGTCCAGACTGTTTTTGGATGAATGGGATGCCCTTGAGCCGGAACTTCCCTCAAGGATGGAACCCTCCCGGAGCATCACCATGGTCACCGGGGTGTCCGGGTCCTTGATTATGAAGCCGGTGGTTGAGCGGTTAAACCGGATTCAGGGCTTGCAGATCAGTTTGGAAGTGATTGCCAATTCCTTTTTTGGACAAACCGTAACGGTGACCGGCCTCTTAACCGGGCAGGATATCATTAAGGCTTTAAAGGGAAAAGAGCTGGGGGATCTTTTAATTTTGCCCTCGGTGATGCTGCGCCAGGGAGAAGAAGTATTTCTGGACGACTTTACGGTAACCCAGGTTTCCCAGGAACTGCAGATGCCCATCGAGGTGGTGGAAGGTCCCAGGGAGATGGTGGAAATCCTCTGCCAAGATTAA
- a CDS encoding capping complex subunit for YIEGIA — protein sequence MGKATIAAAVTIAPDFVSGDVPIMIARDEEEREKLASHLANILKATVHDLENGTYLIVQH from the coding sequence ATGGGCAAAGCTACCATTGCAGCGGCAGTTACCATTGCGCCCGATTTTGTGAGCGGCGATGTGCCGATTATGATCGCCAGGGATGAAGAGGAGCGGGAAAAATTAGCCAGTCACCTGGCCAATATTTTAAAGGCCACGGTCCACGACTTGGAAAACGGCACCTACCTGATCGTCCAGCACTAA